A genome region from Clostridium sp. JN-9 includes the following:
- a CDS encoding transposase: MLFLPRTERIKFEDAIYHVMVRSITEVPLFKNDDDKEKYLNQMKNYQIIYGFKVYAYCMMSNHAHFIIDSNGADISKIMHGLNFKYAITFNRIHDRHGHVFQDRFKSKIVDTDRYLITLSAYIHNNPLKIKGYETCPEKYKYSSLSVYLGIEKDKIGLLDEAYIMQMLGPNVNKARENYLKLVYMCDKEKLKKEIEFEDEKTEYRSERKILARNFNPEKILQFISEETGINKVMLYVKNNRNNKSARALAVLLMRSLCNFKMKHICEILGNITESRVSKLCSIGVELISTADRYKDIVNKFIIQQASQ, from the coding sequence GTGCTTTTTTTGCCAAGAACTGAAAGAATAAAATTTGAAGATGCAATATATCATGTGATGGTTAGAAGTATAACGGAAGTCCCATTGTTTAAGAATGATGATGACAAGGAAAAATATTTGAATCAGATGAAAAATTACCAAATAATATATGGATTTAAGGTTTATGCATATTGTATGATGAGCAACCATGCTCATTTTATAATAGATTCCAATGGGGCGGACATATCAAAAATAATGCATGGGTTAAATTTTAAATATGCAATAACATTCAACCGAATTCATGATAGACATGGTCATGTGTTTCAGGATAGGTTTAAGAGTAAAATAGTAGACACAGACAGATACTTAATCACTTTATCAGCTTATATCCACAATAATCCACTGAAAATAAAGGGTTATGAAACATGCCCGGAAAAATATAAATATTCAAGCTTAAGTGTATATTTAGGTATTGAAAAAGATAAAATAGGTCTCTTAGATGAAGCATACATAATGCAAATGTTGGGGCCAAATGTAAATAAAGCAAGGGAAAACTATCTCAAGCTTGTATATATGTGTGACAAAGAGAAATTAAAGAAGGAAATAGAATTTGAAGATGAAAAAACTGAGTATAGAAGCGAAAGAAAAATATTAGCAAGAAACTTTAATCCTGAGAAAATATTACAATTCATATCAGAAGAAACAGGAATAAATAAAGTTATGCTATATGTTAAAAATAACAGAAATAATAAGTCTGCAAGGGCATTAGCAGTATTATTAATGAGGAGTCTCTGTAATTTTAAAATGAAGCATATATGCGAAATCCTTGGTAATATAACTGAGTCAAGAGTATCAAAGCTCTGTTCTATTGGAGTTGAATTAATATCAACGGCGGATAGGTATAAGGATATTGTAAACAAATTTATTATTCAGCAAGCATCTCAATAA
- the pyk gene encoding pyruvate kinase, translating to MQKTKMIFTIGPASESEEVLSKLIEAGMSCSRHNFSHGDHEEHAVRINLVKKLRKKYNKQIGIILDTKGPEIRTGYFPEKVELVEGTNFTIVCGEDVEGDATKCNLSYRGLYNDVKPGDMILMADGLVGLQVKEVKGTDILCEVKNSGAISTKKNVNVPNVKTNLPSFTDKDVDDLKFGCDMGVDYIAASFIRKASDVLAIRKLLEKFGGHDIQIISKIENQEGVDNIDEIIKFSDGIMVARGDMGSEIPIEKVPLIQKLIIEKCNKAGKFVVTATQMLDSMERNPRPTRAEASDIANAIFDGTDAIMLSGESANGKWPVEAAQTMARIAQAAESKLNYASILKKKRESHVLSVANAISVATCTTASELNASAIITATQSGYTAKMVSKYRSECPVIAVTTSEVVARRLALNWGVYSIVTSKMKSTDELIEKSVDIALKSGYVKKGDLVVIAAGIPVSYSGTTNMLKVHVVGDILVQGRGAGVNPGYGTVKIVKNAKEADEILEDGDILVVKNLDRDYLSVLNRVSGVIAEEGGLTSHLAIECISNEIPLICGAGGALDILKTGSFVTMDVSRGIVYNGRANIM from the coding sequence ATGCAAAAAACAAAAATGATTTTTACAATAGGTCCTGCCAGTGAAAGTGAGGAAGTTTTATCTAAGCTTATTGAAGCAGGGATGAGTTGTTCAAGACATAATTTTTCACATGGAGATCATGAAGAGCATGCTGTAAGAATAAACTTAGTAAAAAAACTAAGGAAAAAATACAATAAGCAGATTGGAATAATACTTGATACAAAAGGACCTGAAATAAGAACAGGCTATTTCCCTGAGAAGGTTGAACTGGTTGAAGGTACTAACTTCACCATAGTTTGCGGAGAAGATGTTGAGGGAGATGCAACAAAATGTAATCTTAGCTATAGAGGGTTATATAATGATGTTAAACCTGGAGATATGATATTAATGGCAGACGGACTTGTAGGGCTTCAGGTTAAAGAAGTAAAAGGAACAGATATACTTTGTGAAGTTAAAAACAGCGGAGCTATAAGTACAAAGAAGAATGTTAATGTTCCAAATGTAAAAACAAATCTTCCATCTTTTACAGATAAGGATGTGGATGATTTAAAATTTGGATGTGACATGGGAGTAGACTATATTGCAGCTTCCTTCATAAGAAAGGCTTCTGACGTTCTCGCCATAAGAAAGTTATTAGAGAAGTTTGGTGGACATGATATACAGATAATATCAAAAATCGAAAACCAAGAGGGCGTTGACAATATTGATGAAATAATAAAGTTTTCTGATGGTATAATGGTTGCCAGAGGTGATATGGGATCAGAAATTCCAATTGAGAAGGTACCATTAATACAGAAATTAATAATAGAGAAATGTAATAAAGCTGGCAAATTTGTTGTAACAGCTACGCAGATGCTTGATTCTATGGAAAGAAATCCTAGACCAACCAGAGCAGAAGCTTCAGATATTGCAAATGCAATATTTGATGGGACTGATGCTATAATGCTAAGCGGAGAGTCAGCTAATGGTAAATGGCCTGTTGAAGCTGCACAAACTATGGCAAGGATAGCACAGGCTGCAGAATCAAAGCTAAATTATGCTTCCATTTTGAAGAAAAAGAGAGAATCTCATGTATTAAGTGTTGCCAATGCTATAAGTGTGGCAACATGTACAACAGCTTCAGAACTTAATGCATCAGCAATTATTACAGCAACACAAAGCGGTTATACTGCAAAAATGGTTTCAAAGTATCGTTCAGAATGCCCGGTTATTGCAGTTACCACTAGTGAAGTAGTAGCTAGAAGGTTAGCATTAAACTGGGGAGTTTATTCTATTGTTACTTCAAAAATGAAATCAACTGATGAATTAATTGAAAAGTCAGTGGATATTGCTTTAAAATCAGGTTATGTTAAAAAGGGTGACCTTGTAGTTATAGCTGCAGGAATACCAGTGTCTTATTCCGGAACAACAAATATGTTAAAAGTTCATGTAGTTGGAGATATTCTTGTTCAGGGAAGAGGTGCAGGAGTTAACCCTGGATATGGAACAGTTAAAATTGTTAAAAATGCAAAAGAAGCAGATGAAATCCTGGAGGATGGAGATATTCTTGTAGTAAAGAATTTAGACAGGGACTATCTATCTGTACTTAACAGAGTATCAGGAGTTATTGCAGAGGAAGGTGGATTAACATCCCATCTGGCAATAGAATGTATTTCAAATGAAATTCCATTAATATGCGGTGCAGGTGGTGCATTAGACATATTAAAGACAGGATCTTTTGTAACCATGGATGTGTCAAGAGGTATTGTTTACAACGGAAGAGCAAACATTATGTAA
- the pfkA gene encoding 6-phosphofructokinase: MKTIAVLTSGGDAPGMNAAIRAVVRTGVENGIKVMGIQRGYSGLINGEIFEMDRHSVSDIIQRGGTILRTARCEEFKTEEGRKRGASILKAFGIDGLVVIGGDGSFHGAQLLSKLGIATIGLPGTIDNDLSYTDYTIGFDTAINTVLDAINKLRDTSTSHERVSIVEVMGRNCGDIALYAGIAGGAEEIIVPEKEFSEDELCKTILQGKLRGKMHSLIILAEGVGGAGKLATKVEEITGIETRATILGHIQRGGSPSCFDRVLASRLGYRAVELLIEGKSSRVVGMRNGQIVDDDIDEALSLPRRFDENLYNIANVLSR, from the coding sequence ATGAAAACAATAGCTGTATTAACAAGTGGCGGAGACGCTCCAGGAATGAATGCTGCTATTAGAGCAGTGGTTAGAACCGGCGTTGAAAATGGCATTAAAGTAATGGGTATTCAAAGGGGATACAGTGGTCTTATTAATGGAGAAATTTTTGAAATGGACAGACACAGTGTTTCTGACATCATTCAAAGAGGCGGCACAATATTAAGAACTGCCAGATGTGAGGAATTTAAAACAGAAGAGGGCAGAAAAAGAGGAGCCAGCATTTTAAAAGCCTTTGGCATTGATGGATTGGTTGTAATTGGAGGGGACGGTTCATTTCATGGAGCCCAGCTTCTATCAAAACTTGGAATTGCTACCATTGGACTGCCAGGAACAATAGATAATGATTTATCTTATACTGACTACACAATTGGATTTGATACTGCAATTAACACAGTTTTGGATGCAATAAATAAATTGAGAGATACATCAACATCACATGAAAGAGTAAGTATAGTTGAGGTAATGGGAAGAAATTGCGGCGATATAGCACTCTATGCAGGCATAGCAGGAGGTGCAGAAGAAATAATAGTTCCAGAGAAAGAATTTAGTGAAGATGAATTATGCAAAACTATCCTTCAAGGAAAGCTGAGAGGTAAAATGCACAGCTTAATAATCCTTGCTGAAGGTGTTGGCGGCGCAGGCAAGCTAGCTACAAAGGTTGAGGAAATAACAGGAATAGAAACAAGAGCAACAATACTTGGCCATATTCAAAGAGGTGGAAGTCCATCATGCTTTGACAGAGTTTTGGCTTCAAGATTAGGATACAGAGCTGTTGAACTGCTTATTGAAGGAAAATCTTCAAGAGTTGTAGGTATGAGGAATGGCCAGATTGTAGACGATGATATTGATGAGGCCCTAAGCTTACCAAGAAGATTTGATGAAAATTTATATAATATTGCAAATGTACTTTCACGCTAA
- a CDS encoding DNA polymerase III subunit alpha: protein MDNKVKWVSLHQHTGYSLLDGSGKIPQIIDRAVELGMDSIAITDHGVMYGCVEFYKEAKAKGIKPIIGCEVYVASKSRLIKSTDGGNETHHLVLLVKNQTGYNNLMRIVSDASIEGFYYKPRTDHEYIKQHSSGIIALSACLGGEIQSYLLNDNYEKAKETALFYKETFKDGFYLELQYHGIEEQLKVNELLIKLSREIDVPLVATNDVHYIKKEDYKAHDILLCIQTGKTVDDEDRMRYPSDEFYLKSPEEMYKTFSYIPEALENTVKIAEQCNFDYEFHVSKLPKFPLPEGTDPYEYLRSLCYKGIRERYPDVTDDLKKRLEYELNIINQMGYVDYFLIVWDFIKFAKDNGIMTGPGRGSGAGSIVAYTLGITKIDPIKYNLIFERFLNPERVSMPDIDSDFCYERRQEVIDYVVQKYGKDNVSQIITFGTMAARACIRDVGRAMSYPYAEVDRIAKMIPTMLNITIDKALEINPELKKAYDDEERTKDLIDVARSLEGLPRHTSTHAAGVVIASKPLVNYVPLQKNEDNIVTQFTMGTLEELGLLKMDFLGLRTLTVLRDAVAFIKENKGITIDLDKLDFDDKNVYKMIGEGKTVGVFQLESPGMTSFMKELKPDNLEDIIAGISLYRPGPMAEIPKYVKNKYNPEEIRYITPELEPILSVTYGCMVYQEQVMQIVRDLAGYSMGRSDLVRRAMSKKKHHVMEEERHNFIYGITDENGEVTVPGCIRNGISEDAANKIFDQMMDFASYAFNKSHAAAYAVIGFQTAYLMCYYPTEFIAAMLNSVMGDSEKVAYYIRFANECGIQVLPPDINESYAKFTVKRDKIRFGLAAVKNVGKNVIDSIVMSRQQKGKFKDLVDFCNKIDISCINKRVVESLIKAGAYDCFNVYRSRMLAVYEKVLDSISSDRKKNIKGQINLFTDFGNSAEFNSIEIKYPEIKEFDKKYILSMEKEMTGLYISGHPLEEYEDVLKRAVSTSIIDLVTTQSLEDGNTELNSRIKDGSKVIIGGIISSVSKKVTRKNDMMAFIVVEDLYSSIEVVVFPKVFERYKSLLVEDGIVLITGRVSIREEEQPKILCEEIRPLIKSNFQSIYILVEENKMVRITLEELKPLLREYKGDIPIYICTKKERKKYLIDKEFWVDGSIDILSELRKKIGDQNFKTV, encoded by the coding sequence TTGGATAATAAGGTAAAGTGGGTCAGTCTGCATCAGCATACAGGCTATTCTTTATTAGATGGTTCCGGCAAAATACCGCAAATAATTGACAGAGCTGTGGAACTAGGCATGGACAGTATTGCTATTACTGACCACGGAGTTATGTATGGCTGTGTTGAATTTTATAAGGAGGCCAAGGCAAAAGGTATAAAACCAATAATTGGATGTGAAGTATATGTAGCATCTAAATCAAGGCTTATAAAAAGCACTGATGGAGGAAATGAAACTCATCATCTTGTACTTTTGGTGAAGAACCAAACTGGTTATAATAATTTAATGAGGATTGTTTCTGATGCTTCTATTGAGGGATTTTACTATAAACCCAGGACGGATCATGAATACATTAAGCAGCACAGCAGTGGAATTATTGCTTTAAGTGCCTGTCTTGGAGGCGAAATTCAATCATATCTTCTAAATGATAACTATGAAAAAGCCAAGGAAACGGCGCTGTTTTATAAAGAAACCTTTAAAGACGGATTTTATTTAGAGCTTCAATATCATGGAATAGAAGAGCAGCTGAAGGTAAATGAACTTCTTATAAAACTTTCAAGGGAAATAGATGTGCCGCTGGTTGCAACTAATGATGTGCATTATATTAAAAAAGAAGACTACAAAGCACATGATATTCTTCTTTGCATTCAAACTGGAAAAACAGTAGATGATGAAGACAGGATGAGATATCCTTCAGATGAATTTTATCTTAAATCACCAGAGGAGATGTATAAAACTTTTTCATACATACCTGAGGCACTTGAAAATACAGTTAAAATAGCTGAGCAGTGTAATTTCGATTATGAGTTTCATGTTTCAAAGCTGCCTAAATTTCCCCTGCCTGAAGGCACAGATCCTTATGAATATCTAAGGAGCTTGTGTTATAAGGGAATCAGGGAAAGGTACCCGGATGTAACTGATGATTTGAAAAAAAGGCTGGAATATGAATTAAATATTATTAACCAAATGGGCTATGTAGATTATTTCCTAATTGTCTGGGATTTTATAAAGTTTGCAAAAGACAATGGGATTATGACTGGCCCTGGAAGAGGATCCGGAGCAGGCTCCATAGTGGCTTACACACTGGGAATTACAAAGATAGATCCAATAAAATACAATTTAATATTTGAGCGGTTTTTAAATCCTGAACGTGTGTCCATGCCGGATATTGATAGTGATTTTTGCTATGAAAGGCGTCAGGAAGTTATTGATTATGTAGTACAAAAGTATGGTAAGGACAATGTATCACAAATAATAACATTTGGAACTATGGCTGCAAGAGCATGTATAAGGGATGTTGGAAGAGCTATGAGTTATCCATATGCTGAAGTTGACAGAATAGCTAAAATGATACCAACTATGCTTAACATAACTATTGACAAGGCACTTGAGATTAATCCTGAATTGAAAAAGGCCTATGATGATGAAGAAAGAACTAAAGATTTAATTGATGTGGCAAGATCACTGGAGGGTCTGCCAAGGCATACATCTACTCATGCAGCAGGAGTTGTAATTGCATCAAAGCCTCTGGTAAATTATGTGCCCCTTCAAAAGAATGAAGATAATATTGTAACTCAGTTTACCATGGGAACCCTTGAAGAGCTTGGACTTTTGAAAATGGATTTCCTTGGACTAAGAACACTTACGGTACTAAGGGATGCAGTAGCATTTATAAAAGAAAATAAGGGCATAACTATAGATTTAGATAAATTGGACTTTGATGATAAAAATGTATATAAAATGATTGGAGAGGGAAAAACTGTAGGTGTATTCCAGCTGGAGTCACCTGGTATGACATCCTTTATGAAAGAATTAAAGCCTGATAACCTGGAGGATATTATAGCAGGTATCAGCCTTTACAGACCAGGCCCTATGGCTGAAATACCTAAGTATGTTAAGAACAAATATAATCCTGAGGAAATTCGATACATTACACCTGAACTGGAACCTATTCTTTCAGTTACCTACGGATGCATGGTTTACCAGGAACAGGTAATGCAGATTGTACGTGACCTGGCTGGATATTCCATGGGAAGAAGCGATTTAGTAAGGCGTGCAATGTCAAAAAAGAAACATCATGTTATGGAAGAAGAAAGACATAATTTTATATATGGCATAACAGATGAAAATGGTGAAGTTACAGTCCCAGGATGTATAAGAAACGGCATCAGCGAAGATGCCGCAAATAAAATATTTGATCAGATGATGGACTTTGCCAGTTATGCTTTTAACAAATCCCATGCAGCAGCTTATGCTGTAATAGGTTTTCAAACCGCATACTTAATGTGTTACTACCCCACTGAGTTTATAGCAGCTATGCTTAACAGTGTAATGGGTGACAGTGAAAAGGTAGCATATTATATAAGATTTGCTAATGAGTGCGGAATTCAGGTATTGCCTCCTGATATAAATGAAAGCTATGCTAAATTCACTGTTAAGCGTGACAAAATAAGGTTTGGATTAGCTGCTGTTAAAAATGTAGGCAAAAATGTTATAGACAGTATAGTAATGTCAAGACAGCAAAAAGGAAAGTTCAAAGATCTGGTTGATTTCTGCAATAAGATAGATATCAGCTGTATAAATAAAAGAGTTGTGGAAAGTCTGATAAAAGCAGGAGCTTATGACTGTTTTAATGTTTATCGTTCAAGAATGCTTGCTGTTTATGAAAAAGTATTAGATTCAATTTCTAGTGACAGAAAAAAAAATATAAAAGGACAAATAAATTTATTCACGGATTTTGGCAACAGTGCTGAATTTAACAGCATAGAAATTAAATATCCTGAAATAAAAGAATTTGATAAAAAATATATATTATCTATGGAAAAAGAAATGACAGGTTTGTACATTTCAGGACACCCCCTTGAAGAATATGAGGATGTTTTAAAAAGGGCTGTGTCTACAAGCATAATAGACCTGGTTACAACGCAATCTTTAGAAGATGGAAATACTGAGCTGAATTCCAGAATTAAGGACGGAAGTAAGGTTATAATAGGCGGTATAATATCTTCAGTTAGCAAAAAAGTAACCAGGAAAAATGATATGATGGCTTTTATAGTGGTGGAGGATCTGTATTCAAGTATTGAGGTTGTTGTATTTCCTAAGGTATTTGAAAGATACAAATCACTTCTAGTTGAAGATGGAATAGTTTTAATTACAGGCAGAGTAAGTATAAGGGAGGAAGAACAGCCCAAAATACTATGTGAGGAAATACGTCCATTAATTAAATCCAACTTTCAGAGTATATATATACTTGTAGAAGAGAATAAGATGGTTAGAATTACCCTGGAGGAGCTAAAACCGTTATTAAGGGAGTATAAAGGAGATATACCAATTTATATCTGTACTAAAAAAGAGAGAAAAAAGTATTTAATTGATAAGGAATTCTGGGTTGATGGAAGCATTGATATACTAAGCGAATTAAGAAAAAAAATTGGTGACCAAAACTTCAAAACAGTATAA
- a CDS encoding DRTGG domain-containing protein — protein sequence MSKHDDIISHILSLEVGTKISVRSVANDLGVSEGTAYRAIKDSENMGIVTTMPRIGTVRIEKVEKKSIEALTYGEVINIIDGTLLGGKDGIHKTLNKFVIGAMTIDAMVRYITPGCLVIVGNREEAQRLALMNNSGVLITGGFGCSDEIKGLANERCLPIISSSYDTFTIASMINKAISESLIKKDIVLVEDIMEGNPYYLKADDTVERWKELMESTQHERYPVVDNDMKIVGIITLKENKSNTKLDDVIGKIMIKDPITVTPNTTVAYTAHIMGWEGIELCPVVKGKKLIGVITRQDVIKALQYIVKQPQAGETIEDLILKNLDFKYDNGRMHFYGKIVPEMLDPIGTASWSSLNMMLSAVGIISLRQKNNINISVDSIATYFMRPVQIDSVIDIYTDILDMGRNFSKIEVNMYDKNKESIAKTIMSVKVFRK from the coding sequence ATGTCGAAACATGATGATATTATAAGCCATATACTTTCACTGGAGGTAGGAACTAAAATATCTGTAAGAAGTGTAGCAAATGATTTGGGAGTCAGTGAAGGGACAGCTTACAGGGCCATAAAGGATAGCGAGAACATGGGAATTGTAACAACAATGCCAAGAATTGGAACAGTAAGAATAGAAAAAGTTGAAAAAAAAAGCATTGAGGCATTAACCTACGGCGAGGTTATAAATATAATTGATGGTACTTTACTTGGGGGAAAAGATGGTATACATAAAACATTAAATAAATTTGTAATAGGTGCTATGACTATTGATGCCATGGTCAGGTATATTACTCCAGGATGCTTGGTCATTGTTGGAAACAGGGAGGAAGCTCAAAGGCTTGCACTTATGAATAATTCAGGAGTTCTTATTACAGGAGGATTTGGCTGTTCAGATGAAATAAAAGGCTTAGCCAACGAAAGATGCCTGCCTATAATATCTTCTTCCTATGATACATTTACCATTGCAAGCATGATAAATAAGGCAATTTCAGAAAGCCTTATAAAAAAGGATATAGTTCTGGTTGAAGATATTATGGAAGGTAACCCATATTATCTTAAAGCTGATGATACGGTGGAAAGATGGAAAGAACTAATGGAAAGCACCCAGCATGAAAGATATCCTGTTGTGGACAATGATATGAAGATAGTTGGTATAATCACTCTTAAGGAAAATAAAAGCAATACTAAATTAGATGATGTTATAGGAAAAATAATGATAAAAGACCCAATAACAGTAACTCCAAATACTACAGTGGCATATACAGCTCATATTATGGGATGGGAAGGAATTGAACTATGCCCTGTAGTTAAGGGCAAAAAACTTATTGGAGTTATAACAAGACAGGATGTTATAAAGGCACTGCAGTATATTGTAAAACAGCCTCAGGCAGGAGAGACCATTGAGGATTTAATTTTAAAAAATTTAGATTTTAAATATGATAATGGAAGAATGCACTTTTATGGTAAAATCGTTCCTGAAATGCTGGATCCAATTGGGACAGCTTCCTGGAGCTCATTGAACATGATGCTTTCGGCTGTTGGAATTATATCTTTGAGGCAGAAAAATAATATAAATATTTCTGTTGACAGTATAGCCACCTATTTCATGAGACCGGTGCAGATAGACAGCGTAATAGATATTTATACCGATATCCTCGATATGGGAAGAAATTTCTCAAAAATTGAGGTTAATATGTACGACAAAAATAAGGAATCTATTGCAAAAACAATAATGTCAGTTAAGGTCTTTAGAAAATAA
- the whiA gene encoding DNA-binding protein WhiA has product MSFSLKVKNEICRYTELEKDEAIALLSAIMKVSGTLTLGTNRHIGFRVTTENPAIARLVFKLLKEKFNIHSKILVKKSNSLKKNNVYLILINEEAGVKQLLMQVGVLKEDDSFIAIDYSISDKIVKNEKCKRLYIRGAFLGGGSVSNPEKTYHLEFVTHDETYAASLSNLINSFGLASKVIQRKSSYVVYIKEGEQIVDLLNIIGAHTSLLELENVRIMKEMRNNVNRLVNCETANLSKTVNAAVRQVESIKLIEREIGLKRLPKNLREIAELRLAYPDESLKELGEMLIPAVGKSGVNHRLRRIEKIAGELKREGR; this is encoded by the coding sequence ATGTCATTTTCATTAAAGGTAAAAAATGAAATCTGCAGATATACTGAATTAGAAAAAGATGAAGCTATAGCATTGCTTTCGGCAATTATGAAAGTAAGCGGCACATTAACACTTGGTACAAACAGACATATAGGCTTTAGAGTAACAACAGAGAACCCTGCCATAGCCAGACTTGTTTTCAAATTATTAAAAGAAAAATTTAATATACACTCAAAGATACTTGTTAAAAAAAGCAATTCTTTAAAGAAAAACAACGTTTACCTTATACTAATCAATGAAGAAGCCGGCGTAAAGCAATTATTGATGCAGGTTGGAGTACTTAAAGAAGATGATAGCTTCATAGCCATTGATTACAGCATTTCAGATAAAATTGTAAAAAATGAGAAATGTAAAAGATTATATATAAGGGGAGCCTTTTTAGGCGGGGGAAGTGTGAGCAATCCTGAGAAAACTTATCATCTTGAATTTGTTACTCACGATGAAACATATGCTGCATCATTAAGTAATCTTATAAACAGTTTCGGGTTGGCTTCCAAGGTGATTCAAAGGAAGAGCAGTTATGTAGTCTATATAAAAGAGGGAGAACAAATTGTTGATCTGCTAAATATAATAGGGGCTCATACATCTTTGCTGGAGCTTGAGAATGTCAGGATAATGAAGGAAATGAGAAACAATGTAAACAGATTGGTAAATTGCGAAACTGCAAATTTAAGCAAAACTGTAAATGCAGCAGTAAGGCAGGTGGAAAGCATTAAGCTCATTGAAAGGGAAATAGGACTTAAAAGACTTCCTAAGAATTTAAGGGAAATTGCAGAATTAAGACTAGCTTACCCTGATGAGTCATTAAAGGAATTAGGAGAAATGCTTATACCTGCTGTAGGAAAATCCGGAGTAAATCACAGACTTAGAAGAATTGAAAAAATAGCAGGAGAACTAAAAAGAGAAGGCAGATAG
- a CDS encoding gluconeogenesis factor YvcK family protein encodes MKIVDWLRPGIKVKRWILLGTMGILLIVFGMLEFVRHRIYSPYYIAFYIFLVFSGIFVLYVSVTKGMRSIIALINRGYLSISLDSKRLENLIYEKRLLVKGPKIVTIGGGTGLSTMLRGLKYYTSNITAVVTVADDGGGSGDLREDLGILPPGDIRNCIMALSDTEPLMEELLQYRFKDGRLKNQSFGNLFLAAMDGISNNFEEAVQKMSSVLAVTGKVIPVTLDNVILKARLKNGNVVEGESNIPEEALKQDSPIDRVFIDPGDAKALKESVDAIMEADAVILGPGSIYTSVIPNLLVKDIASALKKTKAIVIYVANIMTQPGESDNYTVADHINAIVKHAGDIVDCVAVNVGKMDKELEKKYKDEGSCMVSIGEDKIKDKGIEILKGDFIKVTNGLVRHNAEKLSSVLIETIMEKKLLYDKKKIIEYFYLSERLKEKKKNREQ; translated from the coding sequence ATGAAGATAGTGGATTGGCTGAGACCCGGAATAAAGGTGAAAAGATGGATATTGCTTGGCACAATGGGTATATTGCTTATAGTTTTTGGTATGTTGGAATTTGTCAGGCATAGAATCTATAGCCCGTATTATATAGCATTTTATATATTCCTGGTTTTTTCAGGTATATTTGTACTTTATGTTTCAGTTACAAAAGGTATGAGATCTATAATAGCATTGATTAATAGAGGTTATCTGTCCATATCATTAGATTCAAAGAGATTGGAAAACCTTATTTATGAAAAAAGATTATTGGTTAAGGGACCAAAGATTGTTACTATAGGCGGAGGAACAGGCCTTTCTACAATGCTTAGAGGACTTAAATACTATACATCTAATATTACAGCTGTTGTTACTGTAGCTGATGATGGCGGTGGATCAGGTGATTTAAGAGAGGATTTGGGAATTCTTCCTCCTGGAGATATAAGAAACTGTATAATGGCATTGTCAGATACTGAGCCATTGATGGAAGAGCTCCTGCAATACAGATTTAAAGACGGCAGGCTTAAGAATCAAAGTTTTGGAAATCTTTTTTTAGCTGCAATGGATGGTATATCAAATAATTTTGAGGAAGCAGTGCAAAAAATGAGCTCTGTACTGGCTGTAACCGGTAAAGTCATTCCTGTTACACTGGACAATGTGATTTTAAAAGCCAGGCTGAAAAATGGAAATGTTGTGGAAGGAGAGTCCAATATACCGGAAGAGGCATTAAAGCAAGACAGTCCAATAGACAGAGTCTTTATAGATCCTGGTGATGCAAAGGCTCTTAAGGAATCAGTAGATGCAATTATGGAAGCAGATGCAGTAATTCTCGGCCCTGGAAGTATATATACAAGTGTTATTCCAAACCTTTTAGTTAAAGATATAGCCAGTGCACTAAAAAAGACTAAGGCAATTGTTATTTATGTAGCTAACATTATGACACAGCCTGGTGAAAGTGATAATTATACTGTTGCAGATCATATTAATGCTATTGTGAAGCATGCAGGTGATATAGTTGACTGTGTAGCTGTTAATGTAGGAAAGATGGATAAGGAACTTGAGAAAAAATATAAGGATGAAGGTTCCTGTATGGTTTCTATAGGAGAAGATAAAATTAAAGATAAGGGAATTGAAATATTAAAAGGTGATTTTATAAAAGTTACTAATGGTCTTGTAAGGCATAACGCAGAAAAACTTTCTTCTGTGCTCATAGAGACAATAATGGAGAAAAAGCTTCTTTATGATAAAAAGAAAATCATTGAGTATTTCTACTTATCAGAACGTTTAAAAGAAAAGAAAAAAAATAGGGAGCAATAA